The Spinacia oleracea cultivar Varoflay chromosome 2, BTI_SOV_V1, whole genome shotgun sequence DNA segment AGCTTCCTGTAATTTCCCATTTTTGCATAACCCATTAATAAGAGAATTATAAGTAACTAATGTTGGAACTACATTGTTTCTCAACATCTCATCAAATAACCCCAAGGCAGCCGGCAGATTCCCTGCATCAAACTGACCAGCGATAATCATGTTGTATATCTGTGCATTTGGTAGAACCCCTCTTCCCACCATATCCCTCAAACAAACCTCGGCTTCAAGAAGCTTACCCTCTTTGCAGAGACTATTTATAAGAGTGCCAAAAGTTACTACATTTGGTTTCAAACCATATTTTTCCATACTTTCCAGAATCTCAAAACTCCTATTAACCATATGATTCTTGCCATAACCATCAATGAGAATGTTATATGTTTCAACAGTGGGAGCAACTCCCTTTTCTCTCATCCTTTCCAAACATTTCTCCGCCTCCTCCATCTTACCTGATTCACCAAACTTTTTTATCAATGTATTAAAAGTAACAATAGGTCGTGGACCAAAAGACTCCATCTTATCCATTATAGCCAACATTGTATATGCATCAGCATACTTCGAACACCCATCAAACAAAATGCTGTAAGTAAACTGGTCGGGGGCGATACCATGTGATTTCATCTCCTCCAACATCCCACCCACTTCCTCCATTCTCTGCGCCTTACACAACCCATTAAGCAACGAATTGAAGGTAACCTGATTAGGAACTACATTATCCAGCTTCATCCTTTCCTTTAAACTAAAAGCCTGTTCCAAACACCCATCTTTACAATACCCATCAATCAATGTATTATAGGTAACCTGAGTAGGAACCAAATTTATGTGAGACATTTCATCAAACAGTTGGTGTGCATCCTTAATCCTCCTCTCTTTACAAAATCCACTAATCAAAACATTATACACAAACACACTTACACCACATTTATTTGCCGTCATCAAATTCAACAACTCTAAACCTCTCTCCAATTCACCAAGCTTCACAGCCGACTGTATTGCCTTCCCATAAGCGAATTTTTGAACCCGAAAGCCAGAATTTAATGCATCGTAAAACAAATTAAGTACCTTATCAAATTGTTGAGTAGAAACCAAGCAATCAATAAGCTTATTAAAAGCTTCCATGGCAGGGAAACCTCCATGTTCCTTTATAATCTGAAGCAACCCCATTGCTTCATTTGGGAGCTTAGAATCAGCACAGGAAAACAAAACCAAGCTGTAGAAACTCGGTGCTAATGAAGgattggagagagaaaacgcGGCGCAGAGGTCCGAGGGAGAAGAAAAGAGGGTTTTGGATGCAACAAGGGGTTTGATGAGTTCCTTAGCTGAGTCGAATTGGGATTTCTGAACAAGAACTTGGAGTCTCCCTAACAGTTTTTGCCTTTCCATGTCGATTTGGGAGGTGGGCGTAGGTTTTTCGTTGGTGGTTGGTGGTGAAGAaagtgaagagagagaaaatgaattgGGCGGTTTTGAGGGGGTTTTGGTGAAAATAGGTGGAGGCTTTCGGAGGAGGAGACGGAGTTGCTTCACCATTATTGTTTTTTTCTTGGTGGTGGGCAAATGGTGGAAGGGTTTTGCGGTGGTTTGTACGGTGGCTTTGAGGGTTTAAGAGAATATTCCGTACAAATTATAGAGATTGAAATAGTTGGAAAGAGTTAGGGCGGCGGGAAATGAAGGCAAGTCCAAGTGACGTCCAACCGTCAAATAGAggggtactttttttttaacgcaaaacgacgatatatatatatatatttatatatatatattaattagaaattaggAATATTTGGGTACAATCCTCAACTTTTGAGGCTAAAGACAACACATTTCTACCCGAACTGATCCCTAAGCAACCTAAATCCCCCTCGTACGCAAAAACTTGTCAAAAAGGGATACTTCACTCCTAAATATCCATACTTATAATTACCAATCCGAGAATTAAGAAAGCTATATATAAACATACTACCCAAAAGATACGAACGCCAAAGCACTAACTTGAAGATCATGCGTTGCTCCAAAATATGCACTGCTACGAAAGATTCTAGTTGTTGGAAACTTCACCATCCTCCAGTTCAACAATCTCAATTGGGTTAGAGAGTGTTGAACCACCAACAACGAAAGGCTCAAAAACTTTACCCTTTCCTTTCCCATGTACTTCATCACCCTTGCTTCTCGTCCCTTCCAAAGCCTGTTTGATGTTTGACACTATTGATCCAAAAACAATTTCAGAGGCTGAAGAAGAGGCAGCAAAGGTATTCAAAGTCTGTGTTGTATTGCTCGCTGCTTGAACCAAACTCCTTTCCATGGCAGCTTGCCTTCGGACACAAGAATCGAACTCTTTGAAATAATGTTCTTTGGCACAAGCTGGAATGATGAAATGAAGTTTGTGACCTACTGCCATAACCATGGAATGAGCAGCTAAATCATGAGCTACCTTGTTGCAGAAACGAGGAATATGTGAAAAGGAAACTGTCCAGTTCTGGCTCAACAACTGGGCCACTTCTCTAAGCACTGGACCTAACTCATGATGTGCTTGTTCTTGAATATCACTGAGCAGTAACTTCAACTGAATGGCATCCGTTTCCACTTCTAATTTATCAAACTTGAGGTCCTTAGCAATCATCAAACCTTCACGCAAAGCATAAAGTTCTGCAGCCAGTGGAGAATTAACATTAAATTTGctggaaaatccaacaaaccatgATCCATTGGGTCTTCTGAAAACTTCCCCTCCACCAGCTTCAGTTGCAGACTTCCAGGCACCATCTACATTAAGCTTCATAAAGTCTTGTTTTGGTGGAATCCATTCAAACTTGAAAACTCCAGCTTCCTGTACCTGAGACATTCATTTTCCCTGCAAAATGAAGTTAGTGCTTTTCCAATCCACAAAGAAATGGTTATAAAGAGAAAAACAATTCTTCATCTTATATTAAAAAACTGTGGTGTTTCTTGAATTCCAGATGTGCCAGATGCCAACAGCAAATATAACTTTCCAATTCATGGAACAagataaattaaaatcaatccatGTTTTCCAATTGGTATTATAAAAACTTCTAAAATCGAACTTTTCATTCCTCCATATCCTTTGAAAGATAAAGGACCATAGGATACTGGATTGGGTACAGTTCCTGAAAAGATGAAGATGAGATTCATTATCTGAAAGGCATCTAGAGCAAATTGGATTTatggctggtacgaaggtattCAAATTTTGTGCTACAGGGAGAATTTCATGCCTGCAATTCCATAATAACATTCTATATTTGTAAGGCACTTTGATTTTCCAAATAGAGTTCCAAAAGTTATTATTCTTAATATTGTGAGAAATGGGAGCATGTATTTGACAGAAATAAGATGATTTGATGTTAAAGGTTCCATTTTTCGAATAATTCCATCTAATAAAATCTTCTTCCTTGTCTGTAGTAGAGAGAGGATAAGCTAGGATTTGATGTTGAATATGAGTGGGAATAAGATGTTCTATATCCTTTAAATACAATCTCCCATTCCGAATGATTTTGCTGACAAACCAATGAGccttggaatttggaattttaaTCTCTTTAAGAGTGTATAAAGGAGCCTCCCCAACCCAATGGTGATACCATAATGAAGTATTCTGACCATTTCCAATATTTATGATTAGACCTTTTTGCAGAATACGACGTCCCTTGAGAATGTCTCTCCAAAGAGCCGACTGATTTCCGTTACTAATACAATCCATAAAGTTTGATTTGTTAAtatacttttctttaaacaattTAACCCATAGCTTATCTGGCTTTGTGGGGATGGTCCACCCTAGTTTTGCCATAAAAGCTAAGTTCCATTCTTTTAGACGTCTAATCCCAAGTCCCCCATAAGTAACAGAAGAAGTGATTTTATCCCAAGAAAGACGGGACATGTATCTATTTTGGTCTGGTTTATTCCACAAGAATTTTCTAGTACATATTTCCAACTCATAAATAGTAGAAGCCGGAAGCAGATTGGTTTGCATGACATAAAGGGGTTGAGAATTAAGGACAGATTTGATTAAAGTACGTCTTCCTGCCATGTTTAGAAGCTTGGCTTGCCAACCTCTTACTTTAGTAGTGGATTTATCAAGAAGGGACAGGTAGTTACTAATTTTTAACTTATTGGGACGAATGTCCACTCCTAAGTACTTTCCAAAGCATGAAGAGATTTTAAATCCATAAGTGGAAGCAATATCCTGTCTAATGGAATCATGAACGGTACGAGGGAAAATCAAGGTGGATTTGGTCATACTGATTTTAAGGCCAGACATTTCTCCAAAGGACTCCAGAGTATTCATGATACTATGCATATTGTCAATGGAGGCTATACTAAAAAGAAACACATCATCAGCATAAAAAACATGAGACATTTTAATATTCTTAGTAAGAGCTATTGGTTTCCAAGATCCAGATTGCACTTTTTCTTCAATCATAGAAGATAACCTATCAAgacataaaacaaaaatataagaCGAAAGAGGGTCCCCTTGACGAATACCCCTTGATGGGGTAAACTTATCACAAATTTCGCCATTCCAAAGTATTGAAATTACAGGAGAAGTAATGCAGGACATTATTAAATGAATAATCTTATTAGGAaagtcaaaataaattaaagtgtCCCGTATAAAATCCCATTCCAAACTATCATATGCCTTAGAAATATCCAATTTTAACGCCataattttatttctttttttggcCTTGTGAAAATGATGAGCCATTTCTTTCACCAAAATCACATTATCCTCTACCCCCCTACCTTTGATAAAACTTGATTGTAAAGGGCTTACAATTCGACCTAAGACTAGCTTTAACCTAGAAGAAATGATCTTAGTAATAATCTTATAAATAGTATTGCACAGTCCTATTGGTTGAAACTCAGTAATAAAAGAGGGGGCATAAATCTTTGGAATTAAAGCGATATAAGAGTAATTGATCTCCTTAGGAATACAACCGTTGGTAAAACAATCCTTACAGAACTTAAAAATAATGGGACCTAAATCATTCCAatgtttttggaaaaaaatcgGTTGAATACCATCCGGCCCGGAGCCTTGATTGGAGCCATATTAAAAAGATTATTCCATACTTCCTCTAATGAAACACACGAGTCCAAAGTTACTTTTTCTTCCTCAAGTAATTTCAAGACACTTTTATTTCTATTATTGAGGATACCATAAGTATGAGTAGTCGTGAATAATTTAGCAAAGTAATCAGTAGCTAAGGATTTTAACTCGTCGTTATTAGTAATCCAtaatcctaattcattttttaaagttaatatttttccagaagattttttaatttttgctatGGTATGGAAATATTTGGTGTTAAAATCTCCAAATTTCCTCCAATTAATACCTGATTTTTGAGCCCAAATAATTCTTTCCTTTTTGTAAATATCATTAAGCTCATTAATGAGATCAGATTCTAATTGAACCAGAAAATGTGAATAATGTATACTCAAAGctttttgaattccattaattcgcgccaaaagattatttttctttttcctcataTTACCAAAAATATTGTAATTCCAATTTCCTACAGTATTGTTGAAATTGTCTTTTCCTTTTAGGAAATCTTCGTTAGGAGGCATCCAAttatttacaaaatatttagaAAAGTCTGGGTGAGTTAACCAAACCTCCTTACATCTAAATGGGTAATTACCAGTTCTAAAAGAGTGCGTAAGAGAAATTAAAATAGGGGAATGATCAGAATATGTACGAGGTAGATGATGAACTTTAGTGAAAGGGAAATTGTTAAGCCATACCGAATTAACCAGAGCACGATCAAGCCGTTCCTGAATCAACTCCAGACCTTGACGAGCATTAGTCCAAGTGTAAGGACACCCATTATAGCCGATATCCACCAACCCTCCTGCATCCATGAAATTGACCAGGTCCGAGCACTGAGACAGTCTGAATTGACGCCCCCCCTTCTTCTCTGACTGATTAGTAACCTCATTTAAATCACCCAGCACCAACCACGAAGTGTTTGGGGGAGGTAGATCAGCTTGCATGTTTCTCCAATACTTGTGTCTAGCTGCTGAAGTAGAAGGAGCATGCATTCCCGTCACCAAGGCCTCTTTCCCCAAATTTTTGAAACGAAAAAGGGAGTGAAAGTGGTTGTTCTCCGCATCAAACTCAATTAAATCGACTGTCTTTTTCCAAAATACCCAAATACCACCCCTTTTGTCTACTGGACGAATGGTCCTGCATGCATCATAATTGAGGTAGTTCATCACATCCCTTCCCCTTGAAGCATCAGATTTTGtctccaaaaaaataaaaatgtctgGATGCTGAGAATTAACAATTTCCTTTGCATGCGCCTTAAAAAGATCGCGACAAGCCCCCCGAACATTCCACAtacatattttcatttttaaatcAGGACGCTGAAGAGATAGATTCTTTCGATACGGATTAATTGGGTCTAGAGGGCAATGGACCCAATAATTCTCCCAATCCTTCCAAAACTGGGGTTTGCATGTCAATGGAATGTCCTCCACTTTGATCGGCGTGAGATAAGTGAAGATCTGTCTCTGGCTTAGCACCGGGTTCCAAAATTTCGCTGAATTTGCACCCCCACCACCTCCTCCCTGGTGATGTACATGGCTGTAAGGCGTTCTGTGTGACCCATATCTTGACCTTGAGTTTCGAACCGCAAAGGAACGATTGGGACCCCTCTTGGAACTGGAGGTAGGAGTTGTCGACTCGTCACCGGTGCTCGAGTTGGTGGTCCAAATACCCAATTTTTGCTGCCCGAGCTCTGCCTTGGTCCCACCGCAATCGGCGAGTTTAGGCCCTTCTTCCAACTCCGATTCCGGGTCACATTTGAAGCTGTGTAGGGTAGTCCTTTGTAGTTGAGAGTCCTTAGGCCACTTCGAAGTTCCCCCATCGAGAGGGGTACTTCGTAGTGTATAAGTTTGATTGTTTGACCAAATTTTGTCTAAAAAACCTTCTCATTTTTAGTAAGAATGTTAGTGGTGgagtattatatttttttacaaaaaattgtttttgttattattCAATTTTGTTATTCATTTATGGGAGAAAAAGTGAGAATGATGGTTATAAAGCTTTAAGGGCGGATGTTAAGTtgtcaactactccctccgttccttaataccgtcccttaatactcgcaccgtttcgaCTGGACACACTTGCCAATGCACATATTTGACCATAAATATCttcaactacatattataaaaacttaattttttttcaatattatgaaaatatatattaagatgaagccaataatatactaacatttgttttcatatactagaaataaaatagggtcaaagttaattatgtgaatagtgtcaaaagtcaaaacggtgcgagtattaagggacagagggagtactaacTTAGTTAGTAAAATTTTAAAGGGATACTCAAAAACTATGATCGAATTCCGTCTATAACATTTAGCACCTTGCTCTTTGTTACTCTCTCTACACCAAAATAAATACGGGgtaataaatacggagtaatggaaatacttcctccattctttttgaaatgacacaattgtacttttggcactattcttataatatactttgaccatcaattgtgatttatacttaacaaaaaatatagtcatgtggggtcttgttataatcgtctcatcctatagttttataatatcaaacttttataatttttaaccatTGATAATAAAAGGTATTAATGGTTGAAATATTACATTGGCAAACGTTACAAAAAAATGTGTCATTTaataaaaaatggaggaagtatatagtaGAAAGAAGATTAATGCGGAGTAGTATGGGTAGAGCCGTAGAGGAAAAGAAACGCATATTGTAGTACGAGATTATTATTtatactccctatgtcccttaatactcgacctattTTGACCGAATACGTTTGCCGatgtacaactttgaccaccaatttttaactacatattataaaaacttataaaaatattaatatttgaaaatatatattaagatgaagccaacaatatattatatactaacatttatttacATATACTAGatataaaatagggtcaaagtgaattatatgaataatgcaaaaagtcaaaacaggtcgagtattaagggatggaggGAATAATAACTTAACCAAAGACCAAAGGGTCGGAGAAATAAGAAGGCTTTTCTAGGACaggtaacaaaataaaaacgtgACGGGGGAGGAAGTTGAAGATATAGAATTGTACGGAGTATGAAAGTATAATGTGTTCAACTTAAATGGTATTTCTTGTTGGATGGAAGAAGTTAGTCATGCATGTATTGCTTATACATAAACTAGTATagaacccgtgcgatgcacggtttatataTTGCAACTTTAACTGCAAAGTTAAATTAATGTAGAAAAGAAACATAGAAAAATACGTACATTTTTTATTCCTTTTCATGCATCACCCATAATTTCATGTTAGGTATAAAAATCAGTTATCATCCTGTAGTATGAGAGATGTCAACTCTCAACCTGAACTATTGAACCCGCTGGGTTGATCCGATCGTTTAGAACCCATACCGTTAATAACCCGCGAGCTGGAACCCAAGATCCgatccgattatattcaacccgaaCAATCCGGAAAATATTAACTCGATTAAGATCCGTAACCCAATAATAAACCCGTTCCGCAACAACTCGATCCGTTTCAACCCGACCCGGATGGATCTGAAACGTTAATGACCCAGCCCGTTTCAATCTGAACCGTTTGAACCCGAGAAAAACCCGTTCATAATAAGAAATGTTTTAACCTGtaacccgtttaatccgatccgtttaCAACCTGTAACCCGTTTTAACTTGAATTGTTTACAACCTATAATTCGTTTAATTCGAATCGTTTACAACCCATAACCCGTTTAATCCTGCTATTGATCTTAGTtttttaacacttttaaaagctAGTTATTGCATTTCTCTACTAATTAAGGCCTCAATATTAGAATTTATATGTAttaaaaattgtgattttttgaTTTAATTGCAATAACATTAAGCGATTGAGCTGCAACAAAACATTGCGAATAGTTTCCACCGTTTTTCCTGGAcactaaaaaatagaaatattgtatAGTTTTCCTTTGCTAAAAGGTTTGAAATATTAAGAGcaatattatttacataatcttgaatccccccccccctctcaTAAAGGCAGAGTAATAAACTAAAATACTAATTTAACATACAAAGAATCATAAACTAATATAAAAATATCAAGAAAAATTCTAAATGGTGACCTACTGGTATTGGAAATGCTACAtggtgaattttttttattttgattttctatCTCATGGTATTACATAATTAATCAAGGTATTCTTGACATATTATTGTCCTTAGTTTATGTCTTAAGTGATGTATGAGAGTAATAATTTCTCCACTATATATGCCAACTATATTAAGTTGAACAATCAAGTAATTTAGTTTATGGTACAATAGTAATATGTATATATGTTGAATAAGGtatatgaattattgaaatatTTAGTCCGTATATTCCTATACAAATGTGTTTTTAATAATCTCAATAAAGAATATATACATAATAAACATTCCTTTACAATGggataattttaattgattatcCTATATAAAGTATTAGAGAATATAAATAATGTAGTTTGCTCATTAAACATTTGTGCCTTCGGTTATTCATATATTGATGATCAGTAAGCTTAACGTGGTTATACAATtatcccaaattcttatatgagattgtcctcaccatcaactgatggtgagaccagttcacacttgcgaatttaggtatgttatttctatagtttagacatgttaccttttttataattttagaggaggtattttttttagtttaggtatgttacttctatagtttagacatgttacttttttttttttataataattttagaggaggtatttgtttagtttaggtatgttacttctatagtttagacatgttacttttttttttatacagagtagttttaggggaggtacctttttagtttaggtatgttacttctatagtttagacatgttacttttttttatatatataattttagatgaggtacttttttagtttaggtatgttacttctatagtttagacatgttactttttttttatatacggaatagttttaggggaggtacatttttagtttaagtatgttacttctatattttagacatgttactttttttatataattttagaggaggtattttttttagtttaggtatgttacttctatggTTTAgatttgttacttttttttatatagttttaggggagctacgctattggtttcgcgctcgtcacaccatcaacttgatggtgtgactggtctcacagaaGACGCGCTGTACAATTATACCTTCTTAACGTGGTTATACAATGATTAGTAAGTTTAATTATGCTTAGCAGTTTTtcttaatcggaaatcaattaatacattttattttttgtctgGGGCTA contains these protein-coding regions:
- the LOC110776936 gene encoding pentatricopeptide repeat-containing protein At5g12100, mitochondrial, translated to MVKQLRLLLRKPPPIFTKTPSKPPNSFSLSSLSSPPTTNEKPTPTSQIDMERQKLLGRLQVLVQKSQFDSAKELIKPLVASKTLFSSPSDLCAAFSLSNPSLAPSFYSLVLFSCADSKLPNEAMGLLQIIKEHGGFPAMEAFNKLIDCLVSTQQFDKVLNLFYDALNSGFRVQKFAYGKAIQSAVKLGELERGLELLNLMTANKCGVSVFVYNVLISGFCKERRIKDAHQLFDEMSHINLVPTQVTYNTLIDGYCKDGCLEQAFSLKERMKLDNVVPNQVTFNSLLNGLCKAQRMEEVGGMLEEMKSHGIAPDQFTYSILFDGCSKYADAYTMLAIMDKMESFGPRPIVTFNTLIKKFGESGKMEEAEKCLERMREKGVAPTVETYNILIDGYGKNHMVNRSFEILESMEKYGLKPNVVTFGTLINSLCKEGKLLEAEVCLRDMVGRGVLPNAQIYNMIIAGQFDAGNLPAALGLFDEMLRNNVVPTLVTYNSLINGLCKNGKLQEAEDLLPQITDRGLALDAITYNSLILWYSRDGNVSKSMELYESMKEKGIKPTLITYTSLIGVSSKEGLWLVDQIYKEMLAFNLTPDRVVYKTLISAYVEHGDIDKVISLHDEMTNNGIELDNMTYSLILGHLKLGDQKKVMDLVSDL
- the LOC130467674 gene encoding uncharacterized protein; translated protein: MRSFKCDPESELEEGPKLADCGGTKAELGQQKLGIWTTNSSTGDESTTPTSSSKRGPNRSFAVRNSRSRYGSHRTPYSHVHHQGGGGGGANSAKFWNPVLSQRQIFTYLTPIKVEDIPLTCKPQFWKDWENYWVHCPLDPINPYRKNLSLQRPDLKMKICMWNVRGACRDLFKAHAKEIVNSQHPDIFIFLETKSDASRGRDVMNYLNYDACRTIRPVDKRGGIWVFWKKTVDLIEFDAENNHFHSLFRFKNLGKEALVTGMHAPSTSAARHKYWRNMQADLPPPNTSWLVLGDLNEVTNQSEKKGGRQFRLSQCSDLVNFMDAGGLVDIGYNGCPYTWTNARQGLELIQERLDRALVNSVWLNNFPFTKVHHLPRTYSDHSPILISLTHSFRTGNYPFRCKEVWLTHPDFSKYFVNNWMPPNEDFLKGKDNFNNTVGNWNYNIFESDLINELNDIYKKERIIWAQKSGLWITNNDELKSLATDYFAKLFTTTHTYGILNNRNKSVLKLLEEEKVTLDSCVSLEEVWNNLFNMAPIKAPGRMEINYSYIALIPKIYAPSFITEFQPIGLCNTIYKIITKIISSRLKLVLGRIVSPLQSSFIKGRGVEDNVILVKEMAHHFHKAKKRNKIMALKLDISKAYDSLEWDFIRDTLIYFDFPNKIIHLIMSCITSPVISILWNGEICDKFTPSRGIRQGDPLSSYIFVLCLDRLSSMIEEKVQSGSWKPIALTKNIKMSHVFYADDVFLFSIASIDNMHSIMNTLESFGEMSGLKISMTKSTLIFPRTVHDSIRQDIASTYGFKISSCFGKYLGVDIRPNKLKISNYLSLLDKSTTKVRGWQAKLLNMAGRRTLIKSVLNSQPLYVMQTNLLPASTIYELEICTRKFLWNKPDQNRYMSRLSWDKITSSVTYGGLGIRRLKEWNLAFMAKLGWTIPTKPDKLWVKLFKEKYINKSNFMDCISNGNQSALWRDILKGRRILQKGLIINIGNGQNTSLWYHHWVGEAPLYTLKEIKIPNSKAHWFVSKIIRNGRLYLKDIEHLIPTHIQHQILAYPLSTTDKEEDFIRWNYSKNGTFNIKSSYFCQIHAPISHNIKNNNFWNSIWKIKVPYKYRMLLWNCRHEILPELYPIQYPMVLYLSKDMEE